Proteins from a single region of Oreochromis niloticus isolate F11D_XX linkage group LG7, O_niloticus_UMD_NMBU, whole genome shotgun sequence:
- the LOC102082122 gene encoding E3 ubiquitin-protein ligase TRIM33 isoform X3 has product MTGFREMEKEPNQSYDRKSKATSPSSEKWERPPDKSVKALLRRLRIHPEAQRILGNSCIPVVSLERLNFRSVSLSSLQPVVSLQRLPCQKQAELCDNVSLNISEQNGFSQTEEDLLELTEGSFQPKPVEPCDLSPTSWTEPYCPDSSLSGEPEQDSGFDCDSNPDQPYILFDCRSDDGEAESEAFYLDPDPEQTLVIELDPEEEADQDQCLPLEDEVESVVDIIEVDDGEDQRGEIRCLGEQADSSTQQPGAEAGTEESEDFCAVCLNGGELLCCDRCPKVYHIGCHIPPLSSFPLGDWVCTLCRSEQEPVEAYDCEIMDSCEGVKAPYTLSNLDQRKCEKLTLLLYCQILSAPFHEPVSPLARNYYQIIKRPIDLSVIRRKLDKSNTLHYFTAEQFVDDVLLMFRNCATFNYPDSEVAQAGRKLEMFFLSKLKEIFPDRTFPSANQGTTDRARLQWLHRKNKENSRKKRNVFSGKKYYL; this is encoded by the exons ATGACTGGATTCCGTGAGATGGAAAAGGAGCCAAACCAGTCTTATGACAGAAAATCAAAAGCAACCTCTCCATCATCTGAAAAATGGGAAAGGCCTCCAGACAAGAGTGTGAAAGCTTTATTGAGAAgattaag GATTCACCCAGAGGCCCAGAGGATTCTGGGTAATTCCTGCATACCTGTAGTGAGCCTGGAGCGTCTGAACTTCCGGTCTGTGTCTTTATCATCACTGCAGCCTGTGGTGTCTTTGCAACGTCTGCCGTGCCAAAAACAAGCTGAGCTCTGCGACAATGTGTCATTAAATATTTCTGAACAG AATGGATTCAGTCAAACTGAGGAAGATTTACTGGAGCTAACTGAAGGATCATTCCAGCCTAAACCAGTAGAGCCATGTGATCTCAGTCCAACATCCTGGACTGAACCATATTGTCCTGACAGCTCCCTTTCTGGAGAACCAGAGCAGGACTCAGGCTTTGACTGTGACTCTAATCCAGATCAGCCTTACATCCTGTTTGACTGTCGATCTGATGATGGGGAAGCTGAATCTGAAGCATTTTATCTGGATCCAGATCCAGAGCAGACTCTAGTTATCGAACTGGATCCAGAGGAAGAAGCAGATCAGGATCAATGCCTGCCCCTGGAGGATGAAGTTGAAAGTGTGGTTGATATAATCGAAGTGGACGATGGTGAAGATCAAAGAGGTGAAATTAGATGCTTGGGAGAACAGGCCGACTCATCCACCCAGCAGCCTGGAGCTGAGGCTGGGACTGAGGAGAGTGAAGATTTCTGCGCTGTTTGTCTGAACGGAGGAGAGCTGCTCTGCTGTGACCGCTGCCCCAAAGTTTATCACATAGGCTGTCATATACCTCCTCTCAGCAGCTTCCCGCT AGGTGACtgggtgtgtactctgtgtagAAGTGAGCAGGAGCCCGTGGAGGCCTACGACTGTGAGATCATGGATTCCTGCGAGGGAGTCAAGGCGCCTTACACACTGTCCAACCTGGACCAGAGG AAATGTGAGAAGTTGACTCTGCTGCTATACTGTCAAATTCTCAGTGCTCCCTTCCATGAACCTGTGAGCCCTCTG GCTCGAAACTATTACCAGATCATCAAAAGGCCCATCGACCTGTCAGTGATCCGcaggaaactggacaagagCAACACTCTCCACTACTTCACTGCTGAGCAATTTGTTGATGATGTCTTGTTGATGTTCAGGAACTGTGCTACTTTCAATTAC CCAGACTCAGAGGTGGCTCAGGCTGGTCGAAAGCTGGAGATGTTTTTCTTGAGCAAACTGAAGGAGATTTTTCCAGACCGGACATTCCCATCAGCCAACCAGGGCACAACAGACAGAGCTCGCCTTCAGTGGCTCCACAGGAAGAACAAGGAAAACTCcagaaagaagagaaatgtTTTTAGCGGGAAAAAATATTACCTATAA
- the LOC102082122 gene encoding transcription intermediary factor 1-alpha isoform X2 — MADLPHRRHGNFPQRRATMLPWVAKCRVRLALEAMPSETGPNLATTAEEPTPRAEHVSMTGFREMEKEPNQSYDRKSKATSPSSEKWERPPDKSVKALLRRLRIHPEAQRILGNSCIPVVSLERLNFRSVSLSSLQPVVSLQRLPCQKQAELCDNVSLNISEQNGFSQTEEDLLELTEGSFQPKPVEPCDLSPTSWTEPYCPDSSLSGEPEQDSGFDCDSNPDQPYILFDCRSDDGEAESEAFYLDPDPEQTLVIELDPEEEADQDQCLPLEDEVESVVDIIEVDDGEDQRGEIRCLGEQADSSTQQPGAEAGTEESEDFCAVCLNGGELLCCDRCPKVYHIGCHIPPLSSFPLGDWVCTLCRSEQEPVEAYDCEIMDSCEGVKAPYTLSNLDQRKCEKLTLLLYCQILSAPFHEPVSPLARNYYQIIKRPIDLSVIRRKLDKSNTLHYFTAEQFVDDVLLMFRNCATFNYVRNMSGFPTLT; from the exons ATGGCAGACTTGCCTCACAGACGCCATGGCAACTTCCCACAAAGGCGAGCCACCATGTTACCATGGGTAGCCAAGTGTAGGGTAAGGCTGGCACTGGAGGCCATGCCATCGGAGACTGGTCCAAATCTCGCAACCACAGCAGAGGAACCAACCCCCCGGGCAGAACAT GTCAGCATGACTGGATTCCGTGAGATGGAAAAGGAGCCAAACCAGTCTTATGACAGAAAATCAAAAGCAACCTCTCCATCATCTGAAAAATGGGAAAGGCCTCCAGACAAGAGTGTGAAAGCTTTATTGAGAAgattaag GATTCACCCAGAGGCCCAGAGGATTCTGGGTAATTCCTGCATACCTGTAGTGAGCCTGGAGCGTCTGAACTTCCGGTCTGTGTCTTTATCATCACTGCAGCCTGTGGTGTCTTTGCAACGTCTGCCGTGCCAAAAACAAGCTGAGCTCTGCGACAATGTGTCATTAAATATTTCTGAACAG AATGGATTCAGTCAAACTGAGGAAGATTTACTGGAGCTAACTGAAGGATCATTCCAGCCTAAACCAGTAGAGCCATGTGATCTCAGTCCAACATCCTGGACTGAACCATATTGTCCTGACAGCTCCCTTTCTGGAGAACCAGAGCAGGACTCAGGCTTTGACTGTGACTCTAATCCAGATCAGCCTTACATCCTGTTTGACTGTCGATCTGATGATGGGGAAGCTGAATCTGAAGCATTTTATCTGGATCCAGATCCAGAGCAGACTCTAGTTATCGAACTGGATCCAGAGGAAGAAGCAGATCAGGATCAATGCCTGCCCCTGGAGGATGAAGTTGAAAGTGTGGTTGATATAATCGAAGTGGACGATGGTGAAGATCAAAGAGGTGAAATTAGATGCTTGGGAGAACAGGCCGACTCATCCACCCAGCAGCCTGGAGCTGAGGCTGGGACTGAGGAGAGTGAAGATTTCTGCGCTGTTTGTCTGAACGGAGGAGAGCTGCTCTGCTGTGACCGCTGCCCCAAAGTTTATCACATAGGCTGTCATATACCTCCTCTCAGCAGCTTCCCGCT AGGTGACtgggtgtgtactctgtgtagAAGTGAGCAGGAGCCCGTGGAGGCCTACGACTGTGAGATCATGGATTCCTGCGAGGGAGTCAAGGCGCCTTACACACTGTCCAACCTGGACCAGAGG AAATGTGAGAAGTTGACTCTGCTGCTATACTGTCAAATTCTCAGTGCTCCCTTCCATGAACCTGTGAGCCCTCTG GCTCGAAACTATTACCAGATCATCAAAAGGCCCATCGACCTGTCAGTGATCCGcaggaaactggacaagagCAACACTCTCCACTACTTCACTGCTGAGCAATTTGTTGATGATGTCTTGTTGATGTTCAGGAACTGTGCTACTTTCAATTACGTAAGGAATATGAGCGGATTTCCCACTTTGACCTAA
- the LOC102082122 gene encoding transcription intermediary factor 1-alpha isoform X1: protein MADLPHRRHGNFPQRRATMLPWVAKCRVRLALEAMPSETGPNLATTAEEPTPRAEHVSMTGFREMEKEPNQSYDRKSKATSPSSEKWERPPDKSVKALLRRLRIHPEAQRILGNSCIPVVSLERLNFRSVSLSSLQPVVSLQRLPCQKQAELCDNVSLNISEQNGFSQTEEDLLELTEGSFQPKPVEPCDLSPTSWTEPYCPDSSLSGEPEQDSGFDCDSNPDQPYILFDCRSDDGEAESEAFYLDPDPEQTLVIELDPEEEADQDQCLPLEDEVESVVDIIEVDDGEDQRGEIRCLGEQADSSTQQPGAEAGTEESEDFCAVCLNGGELLCCDRCPKVYHIGCHIPPLSSFPLGDWVCTLCRSEQEPVEAYDCEIMDSCEGVKAPYTLSNLDQRKCEKLTLLLYCQILSAPFHEPVSPLARNYYQIIKRPIDLSVIRRKLDKSNTLHYFTAEQFVDDVLLMFRNCATFNYPDSEVAQAGRKLEMFFLSKLKEIFPDRTFPSANQGTTDRARLQWLHRKNKENSRKKRNVFSGKKYYL from the exons ATGGCAGACTTGCCTCACAGACGCCATGGCAACTTCCCACAAAGGCGAGCCACCATGTTACCATGGGTAGCCAAGTGTAGGGTAAGGCTGGCACTGGAGGCCATGCCATCGGAGACTGGTCCAAATCTCGCAACCACAGCAGAGGAACCAACCCCCCGGGCAGAACAT GTCAGCATGACTGGATTCCGTGAGATGGAAAAGGAGCCAAACCAGTCTTATGACAGAAAATCAAAAGCAACCTCTCCATCATCTGAAAAATGGGAAAGGCCTCCAGACAAGAGTGTGAAAGCTTTATTGAGAAgattaag GATTCACCCAGAGGCCCAGAGGATTCTGGGTAATTCCTGCATACCTGTAGTGAGCCTGGAGCGTCTGAACTTCCGGTCTGTGTCTTTATCATCACTGCAGCCTGTGGTGTCTTTGCAACGTCTGCCGTGCCAAAAACAAGCTGAGCTCTGCGACAATGTGTCATTAAATATTTCTGAACAG AATGGATTCAGTCAAACTGAGGAAGATTTACTGGAGCTAACTGAAGGATCATTCCAGCCTAAACCAGTAGAGCCATGTGATCTCAGTCCAACATCCTGGACTGAACCATATTGTCCTGACAGCTCCCTTTCTGGAGAACCAGAGCAGGACTCAGGCTTTGACTGTGACTCTAATCCAGATCAGCCTTACATCCTGTTTGACTGTCGATCTGATGATGGGGAAGCTGAATCTGAAGCATTTTATCTGGATCCAGATCCAGAGCAGACTCTAGTTATCGAACTGGATCCAGAGGAAGAAGCAGATCAGGATCAATGCCTGCCCCTGGAGGATGAAGTTGAAAGTGTGGTTGATATAATCGAAGTGGACGATGGTGAAGATCAAAGAGGTGAAATTAGATGCTTGGGAGAACAGGCCGACTCATCCACCCAGCAGCCTGGAGCTGAGGCTGGGACTGAGGAGAGTGAAGATTTCTGCGCTGTTTGTCTGAACGGAGGAGAGCTGCTCTGCTGTGACCGCTGCCCCAAAGTTTATCACATAGGCTGTCATATACCTCCTCTCAGCAGCTTCCCGCT AGGTGACtgggtgtgtactctgtgtagAAGTGAGCAGGAGCCCGTGGAGGCCTACGACTGTGAGATCATGGATTCCTGCGAGGGAGTCAAGGCGCCTTACACACTGTCCAACCTGGACCAGAGG AAATGTGAGAAGTTGACTCTGCTGCTATACTGTCAAATTCTCAGTGCTCCCTTCCATGAACCTGTGAGCCCTCTG GCTCGAAACTATTACCAGATCATCAAAAGGCCCATCGACCTGTCAGTGATCCGcaggaaactggacaagagCAACACTCTCCACTACTTCACTGCTGAGCAATTTGTTGATGATGTCTTGTTGATGTTCAGGAACTGTGCTACTTTCAATTAC CCAGACTCAGAGGTGGCTCAGGCTGGTCGAAAGCTGGAGATGTTTTTCTTGAGCAAACTGAAGGAGATTTTTCCAGACCGGACATTCCCATCAGCCAACCAGGGCACAACAGACAGAGCTCGCCTTCAGTGGCTCCACAGGAAGAACAAGGAAAACTCcagaaagaagagaaatgtTTTTAGCGGGAAAAAATATTACCTATAA
- the LOC100702758 gene encoding 60S ribosomal protein L27a, protein MEYVAGGGMTAKWSALQVAAWSQWHVAASMQMSLWNCCTLYCWGKSRTKSRSFRIPFLFRLASKMPTKKSKTRKLRGHVSHGHGRVGKHRKHPGGRGNAGGMHHHRINFDKYHPGYFGKVGMRHYHLKRNTSHCPTINLDKLWTLVSEQTRINYSKKPDGPAPIIDAVRAGYYKVLGKGKLPKQPVIVKAKFFSRQAEEKIKAAGGACVLMA, encoded by the exons ATGGAATATGTGGCAGGTGGCGGCATGACGGCAAAATGGAGTGCACTGCAGGTGGCAGCGTGGAGTCAGTGGCACGTGGCGGCATCTATG CAGATGTCGCTATGGAATTGTTGCACTTTGTATTGTTGGGGCAAATCTCGCACAAAATCGCGTTCGTTCCGAATCCCGTTCCTCTTTCGACTAGCCTCCAAGATG CCTACCAAGAAGTCCAAGACCAGGAAGCTTCGAGGACATGTCAGCCACGGACATGGTCGCGTTG GCAAGCACAGGAAGCATCCTGGAGGTCGTGGTAATGCTGGTGGCATGCATCATCACAGAATCAACTTCGACAAATA CCATCCAGGATACTTTGGTAAGGTGGGCATGAGACATTACCACCTGAAGAGGAATACCTCCCACTGCCCTACCATCAACCTGGACAAGCTGTGGACACTGGTGAGCGAGCAGACCAGGATCAACTACAGCAAGAAGCCCGATGGACCCGCTCCCATCATCGATGCTGTGCGCGCT GGCTATTACAAAGTCCTGGGCAAAGGCAAGCTGCCCAAGCAGCCTGTGATCGTCAAGGCCAAGTTCTTCAGCCGACAGGCCGAGGAGAAGATCAAGGCAGCGGGAGGAGCCTGCGTGCTGATGGCATAA